Proteins co-encoded in one Rudaeicoccus suwonensis genomic window:
- a CDS encoding N-acetylneuraminate synthase family protein, producing MTTIDRVIGRYVVFGEDTVLSALTKISDNKAGIVFCVDEHGILLGSLSDGDFRRWVTTASPIDLSTMAITAANTSCVSLALGSEPATISAAFRPGVGVIPLVDADGHLSAIARQSAGELRIGRHTVGPGHPALLIAEIGNNHQGDVALAKQLVDLAKEAGADAVKFQLRDVATLYRQGGFAVSEGEDLGPQYTMNLLAKYSFTPEQMIECLDHCRGVDIDAFCTPWDEPSLRVLAAYGVPALKIASADLTNHDLLRACAAEHLPMLVSTGMSSEDEIRESVTVLRRAGAQFALLQCQSTYPAPFKDVHLRYMDTLAEIGNCPVGYSGHERGHHVPVAAVARGAHIIEKHFTIDKTLEGNDHQVSLLPAEFAQMVTQIRDIESALGTATARAVSTGEQMNRANLAKSLVATRALQVGDVVTRDAVAIKAPGRGLQPNRLEGLIGRPMRRAIDAGDFFYATDLSDTVAQGRAYRFRRPWGLPVRHHDVRKLLDDNDINPDLLEFHLSYRDVEMDEDDFHRLFGGRFEGMTYTVHTPDLYAGDFLIDLASPDEQTWERSIAEVQRVIDLTRDLAPWFDADQPPVVICTMGGFTRDAFVPPEDRGAMYARIARALERIDEQDVRLTAQTLPPYPWLMGGQQHHNLFMALEDTVGFCRDHGRRLTVDLSHSKLAANFHRRAFSEYVEALAPLSEHLHIVDAVGVDGEGPQIGEGEIDWPATASALDRLAPGVPFIPEIWQGHVNNGEGFWTALDRLEAWF from the coding sequence ATGACCACCATTGACCGCGTGATCGGCCGTTACGTCGTCTTCGGTGAGGACACGGTGCTGTCGGCGCTGACCAAGATCAGCGACAACAAGGCCGGCATCGTCTTCTGTGTCGATGAGCACGGGATCCTGCTGGGCTCGCTGAGTGACGGCGACTTCCGCCGGTGGGTCACCACCGCGTCCCCGATCGACCTGTCGACCATGGCGATCACGGCGGCGAACACATCGTGTGTGAGCCTCGCCCTCGGCTCCGAGCCGGCCACGATCTCGGCGGCATTCCGCCCGGGGGTCGGCGTCATACCTCTGGTCGATGCCGACGGTCATCTGTCGGCGATCGCACGGCAATCGGCTGGAGAGCTGCGGATCGGCCGGCACACGGTCGGCCCGGGACACCCGGCGCTGTTGATCGCCGAGATCGGCAACAACCACCAGGGCGATGTCGCGCTGGCCAAGCAGCTCGTGGACCTGGCCAAGGAGGCCGGCGCGGATGCGGTGAAGTTCCAATTGCGTGACGTGGCAACGCTGTACCGGCAGGGCGGCTTCGCCGTGAGCGAGGGCGAGGACCTCGGCCCGCAGTACACGATGAACCTGCTGGCGAAGTACTCCTTCACGCCGGAGCAGATGATCGAGTGCCTCGACCACTGTCGCGGCGTCGACATCGACGCCTTCTGCACTCCGTGGGACGAGCCGTCGCTGCGGGTGCTCGCGGCATACGGCGTGCCCGCGTTGAAGATTGCCAGTGCCGACCTGACCAACCACGACCTACTGCGGGCGTGCGCCGCCGAGCACCTGCCGATGCTGGTCTCGACAGGTATGTCGAGCGAGGACGAGATCCGCGAGAGCGTGACCGTGCTGCGCCGTGCGGGTGCCCAGTTCGCGCTGCTGCAGTGCCAGTCCACGTATCCCGCGCCGTTCAAGGACGTGCACCTGCGGTACATGGACACCCTTGCCGAGATCGGCAACTGCCCGGTGGGGTACTCCGGTCATGAGCGTGGTCACCACGTGCCGGTCGCGGCGGTGGCGCGTGGTGCGCACATCATCGAGAAACACTTCACGATCGACAAGACGTTGGAGGGCAACGACCACCAAGTGTCTTTGCTACCAGCGGAATTCGCACAGATGGTCACCCAGATCCGCGACATCGAGAGCGCACTGGGCACCGCCACCGCGCGTGCGGTCTCGACCGGTGAGCAGATGAACCGCGCCAACCTGGCCAAGTCACTGGTCGCCACTCGGGCACTGCAGGTCGGTGACGTGGTCACCCGTGACGCCGTCGCCATCAAGGCACCCGGGCGGGGTTTGCAGCCCAACCGGCTGGAGGGCCTCATCGGACGACCGATGCGCCGCGCGATCGACGCGGGCGACTTCTTCTACGCGACCGACCTGTCGGACACCGTCGCGCAGGGCCGCGCGTATCGGTTCCGCCGGCCGTGGGGTCTGCCGGTGCGCCACCATGACGTCCGAAAACTGTTGGACGACAACGACATCAACCCAGACCTGCTGGAGTTTCATCTGTCCTACCGCGACGTCGAGATGGACGAGGACGACTTCCACCGGCTGTTCGGTGGTCGCTTCGAGGGCATGACCTACACCGTGCACACCCCCGACCTGTATGCCGGCGACTTCCTCATCGATCTGGCCAGCCCGGACGAGCAGACCTGGGAACGCTCCATTGCCGAGGTGCAGCGTGTCATCGACCTGACCCGCGATCTCGCGCCGTGGTTCGACGCCGACCAGCCACCGGTCGTGATCTGCACGATGGGCGGGTTCACCCGCGACGCATTCGTGCCGCCGGAGGACCGCGGCGCGATGTACGCACGCATCGCGCGGGCACTGGAGCGTATCGACGAGCAGGACGTGCGCCTGACCGCCCAGACACTGCCGCCCTACCCGTGGCTGATGGGCGGACAGCAGCATCACAACCTGTTCATGGCGCTGGAGGACACGGTGGGTTTCTGCCGCGACCATGGCCGGCGGCTCACCGTGGACCTGTCGCACTCCAAGCTCGCCGCGAACTTCCACCGGCGCGCCTTCAGTGAGTATGTCGAGGCACTGGCCCCGCTGAGCGAGCACCTGCACATCGTCGACGCCGTCGGTGTCGACGGCGAGGGGCCGCAGATCGGTGAGGGCGAAATCGACTGGCCCGCAACGGCATCCGCGCTCGACCGTCTCGCACCGGGCGTGCCCTTCATCCCCGAGATCTGGCAGGGCCACGTCAACAACGGCGAAGGATTCTGGACGGCGCTGGATCGCCTCGAGGCGTGGTTCTGA
- a CDS encoding glycosyltransferase produces the protein MSITVPRPTRIVETNTRSSRRPRVAIAHDYLTQLGGAERVALAMVRAFPEAPLYTTLYEPDHTFPEFRNVDIRVTPMNRMRYLRQKHRYALPLLPWASSRHFIDADVVIASSSGWAHGFPTSCKRIVYCHTPARWTYLPDDYFGERQSMARTMMSVAAPALRRWDRHAAMGATTYLCNSSIVRDRVQRIYGIDSQVLNAPHSMIVDGDQVAVDELVPWHNADIRPYVMVSRLMPYKNVRQAIEAFRMLPDEHLVVVGRGPLEADLRMGLPVNVRIVGGLTDAQLRWVYSHGAGIVAPCHEDYGLTPLEGGAFGLPVLALRAGGYLDTVIEGVSGLFFDSPTPGEIAMAVRDNAHRIWDHAAIMRHADRFSEREFTRALHASVDEVFNRFV, from the coding sequence ATGTCGATCACTGTTCCGCGGCCGACGCGCATCGTCGAGACGAACACCAGGTCGTCTCGACGACCGCGAGTGGCAATTGCGCACGATTATCTGACGCAGCTGGGCGGTGCCGAGCGGGTTGCGTTGGCGATGGTGAGGGCATTTCCTGAGGCCCCCCTGTATACAACATTGTATGAACCTGATCACACATTTCCGGAATTTCGGAATGTCGACATCCGCGTCACGCCGATGAACAGAATGCGGTATTTGCGACAGAAACATCGTTATGCACTTCCATTGCTGCCGTGGGCGTCCTCCCGCCACTTCATCGACGCCGATGTCGTGATCGCATCGTCCAGTGGGTGGGCGCACGGCTTTCCCACGTCCTGCAAGCGCATCGTCTACTGCCACACGCCGGCCCGGTGGACCTACCTGCCGGACGACTACTTCGGTGAGCGCCAGAGCATGGCTCGCACGATGATGAGTGTGGCGGCGCCGGCATTGCGACGGTGGGACCGGCACGCGGCCATGGGCGCCACCACCTATCTGTGCAACTCGAGCATCGTGCGTGATCGGGTGCAACGCATCTACGGCATCGACAGTCAGGTGCTCAATGCCCCGCACAGCATGATTGTCGACGGCGACCAGGTCGCCGTCGACGAACTTGTGCCGTGGCACAACGCAGACATCCGCCCGTATGTCATGGTGTCGCGGCTGATGCCCTACAAGAACGTCCGGCAGGCGATCGAGGCCTTCCGCATGCTGCCCGACGAGCATCTGGTCGTCGTCGGTCGCGGCCCGCTCGAGGCCGACTTGCGGATGGGTCTGCCGGTCAATGTGCGCATCGTCGGTGGGTTGACTGACGCGCAGTTGCGATGGGTCTACAGCCACGGCGCGGGCATCGTCGCGCCGTGCCATGAGGACTACGGGCTCACCCCGCTCGAAGGTGGGGCCTTCGGGCTACCTGTTCTCGCGCTGCGTGCCGGTGGCTACCTCGACACGGTCATCGAGGGCGTCAGCGGGCTGTTCTTCGACTCGCCCACGCCCGGGGAGATCGCCATGGCGGTGCGCGACAACGCTCACCGGATCTGGGATCACGCGGCCATCATGCGTCACGCAGACCGGTTCAGTGAACGCGAATTCACCCGTGCGCTGCACGCGTCGGTGGACGAGGTCTTCAACCGTTTCGTATGA
- a CDS encoding LCP family protein, translating to MGPLGNRKLRRRVFAGIAGVLSLALVAVAVYAGYLYNDLSGIRRSAALQGLPVTKVAGTTTVHGVGTNLLVMGLDSRLDENGNPLPEAIYSALHSGDQDDGGLNSNVLMLIHIPASGSPVTAVSIPRDDYVAFPGCPDGECAGKIKEAYGLATAQAQQQLSAKGITGEAAYQKARDAGRRAEIQTVDQFLGVQINSFIEVTMVAFYQFAQVIQPITVCLKENTVDTFSGANFHAGVQEINAKQAMAFVRQRRDTSNPALNFTDLDRERRQQAFVISVLTQLKSAGTLLNPAKVIDLINVAKKNVVLSDGLDPLTLASLGEKLADAGGLHFYTLPVQSFGVINGQDVNIVNQPQIEAIVAHLLDSTASATAAAPAVGGYTVSVVNSSGVTGAAHARLAKLVAKGYRQGTATTGAQLQTATQIEYNPLDEPAAAALAASVPGSTLVPDSAVGAGQLTLVLGTAQGSASTQPLPQAVAGTGGGVSGPPVTALTVISSGSIPCVK from the coding sequence ATGGGTCCCTTGGGTAATCGAAAACTGCGGCGCCGTGTTTTCGCGGGTATCGCCGGTGTGCTGTCGTTGGCGCTGGTGGCCGTCGCGGTCTACGCGGGCTATCTCTACAACGACCTGAGCGGTATTCGCCGGTCCGCCGCTCTGCAGGGGCTGCCGGTCACCAAGGTCGCCGGCACCACGACGGTGCACGGTGTGGGTACCAACCTGCTGGTGATGGGTCTGGACAGCCGCCTCGACGAGAACGGCAACCCGCTGCCGGAGGCGATCTACAGCGCCCTGCACAGCGGCGACCAGGATGACGGTGGCCTCAACTCGAACGTGTTGATGCTGATCCACATACCTGCCAGTGGCTCACCTGTGACGGCGGTGTCGATCCCGCGGGACGATTACGTGGCCTTCCCCGGCTGCCCCGACGGTGAGTGCGCGGGCAAGATCAAGGAGGCCTACGGCCTGGCCACGGCGCAGGCGCAACAGCAGTTGAGCGCTAAAGGAATCACCGGTGAAGCGGCCTACCAGAAGGCCCGCGATGCCGGTCGGCGCGCGGAGATCCAGACCGTCGACCAGTTCCTCGGCGTGCAGATCAACAGCTTCATCGAGGTCACGATGGTGGCCTTCTACCAGTTCGCCCAGGTGATCCAGCCGATCACGGTCTGCCTCAAGGAGAACACCGTCGACACCTTCTCCGGAGCGAACTTCCACGCGGGCGTCCAGGAGATCAACGCCAAGCAGGCGATGGCCTTCGTGCGGCAGCGTCGCGACACGAGCAACCCGGCACTGAACTTCACCGACCTCGACCGTGAACGTCGTCAGCAGGCTTTCGTCATCAGTGTGCTGACCCAGCTGAAATCCGCTGGCACGCTGCTGAATCCGGCCAAGGTCATCGACCTGATCAACGTGGCCAAGAAGAACGTCGTCCTTTCCGACGGCCTCGACCCTCTCACCCTTGCCAGCCTCGGTGAGAAGCTTGCCGACGCCGGTGGGCTGCACTTCTACACGCTGCCGGTGCAGAGCTTCGGTGTCATCAACGGCCAGGACGTCAACATCGTCAACCAGCCGCAGATCGAGGCGATTGTCGCGCATCTGTTGGACTCGACGGCGTCTGCGACGGCGGCCGCGCCGGCCGTGGGCGGCTACACCGTCAGCGTCGTCAACTCATCGGGAGTGACCGGTGCCGCGCACGCTCGACTGGCCAAGCTCGTTGCCAAGGGCTACCGGCAGGGAACTGCGACCACCGGAGCGCAACTGCAGACGGCGACGCAGATCGAGTACAACCCGTTGGACGAGCCGGCTGCTGCAGCGCTGGCAGCATCGGTGCCTGGATCAACCCTGGTGCCCGACTCGGCCGTCGGCGCCGGTCAGCTCACGCTCGTGCTTGGCACCGCGCAAGGCTCGGCGTCGACGCAACCACTGCCGCAGGCAGTGGCGGGCACCGGCGGCGGAGTTTCCGGACCACCGGTCACCGCCCTCACAGTGATCAGCAGCGGAAGTATTCCATGCGTGAAATGA
- a CDS encoding cytidylyltransferase domain-containing protein — MSVIPAVIPARGGSKGVPRKNLRPLGGKPLIAWTIEQVLATDGLHPYVSTEDDEIADVATRFGASVIRRPPDLATDTSASEPVIEHAIDVITGGTGRPDNVMFLQATSPVRLPGTLQRAVAEFTATGVDSMVGVVPAEIFLWQRDPQVQALYPFQARPRRQDMTPEQLRYRETGSLYLTRTEIYQHEHNRLGGRIGLFVMDTSEGMDIDTHDDFERAEYLFRNSSPTG, encoded by the coding sequence ATGAGCGTCATACCTGCCGTCATACCGGCACGGGGTGGATCCAAAGGTGTCCCCCGCAAGAACTTGCGCCCGTTGGGTGGCAAGCCGCTCATCGCCTGGACGATCGAGCAGGTGCTCGCCACCGACGGTCTGCACCCGTACGTCTCCACCGAGGATGACGAGATTGCCGACGTCGCAACGCGATTCGGCGCCTCGGTGATCAGACGACCACCGGACCTGGCCACCGATACCAGCGCGTCGGAGCCGGTGATCGAGCACGCAATCGATGTGATCACCGGCGGCACGGGGCGGCCGGACAACGTGATGTTCCTGCAGGCAACCTCACCGGTGCGGCTGCCCGGAACCCTGCAGCGCGCGGTGGCCGAATTCACCGCAACCGGGGTGGACTCGATGGTCGGCGTGGTGCCGGCCGAGATCTTCCTGTGGCAACGCGACCCGCAGGTACAAGCCCTCTACCCTTTCCAGGCGCGTCCGAGGCGACAGGACATGACTCCTGAGCAGTTGCGCTACCGCGAGACCGGATCGCTCTACCTCACCCGCACCGAGATCTACCAGCACGAGCACAACCGCCTCGGCGGGCGCATCGGGTTGTTCGTGATGGATACATCAGAAGGTATGGACATCGACACACACGACGACTTCGAACGCGCCGAGTATCTCTTCCGCAACAGCTCGCCGACCGGCTGA
- a CDS encoding polysaccharide biosynthesis tyrosine autokinase: MTVTDFVRFSRTNALLLLLFTIVGGALMFGYTFTKPTLYSATAQGLVSAGGADNTGSALNGVSLAQTKAQEYAALASSAPVAERAAQALGPNAPGGSISASVSAVSSVINFTAISSTPNGARELADAAVNATRDEAAQIETTGEPAGTQPSVRIYPFDNATTPSLPFSPDFKKATAEGLLAGLVAGYLWAAFRRQLDSRVRHQDDVERHLEAPVVGVIPKVPELAEDYRGDTGLGNAAEALRMLRTNLRFIDVDRHPRSIVVTSPNPGEGKSTVAANLARVLAAAGQPVVLIDADLRKPMVATIFNLEGSIGLTQALAGDITLHDVMQPTTTPDLVVIPAGRIPPNPSELVGSRRMETAITELSKDHLVIIDAPPLLPVTDAGLLARSADGALLVMHVGRTRAEHIRLCARILTQVGGRLFGGVMNLTPPKNMGSAVYGYGYSGKKYNGYGYGYGDSPAPTPAQPSPPATPAAPTATMGTQPATAGDNITDQELGLSRRDRRSKQGK; encoded by the coding sequence GTGACGGTCACAGACTTCGTTCGTTTCAGCCGGACGAATGCGCTGCTCTTGCTGTTGTTCACGATTGTCGGTGGGGCGCTGATGTTCGGGTACACCTTCACCAAACCGACCCTGTATTCCGCGACCGCGCAGGGCCTGGTCTCCGCCGGTGGCGCCGACAACACCGGCTCCGCACTCAACGGTGTCAGCCTCGCCCAGACCAAAGCCCAGGAGTATGCCGCACTGGCCTCCAGCGCACCGGTCGCCGAACGCGCAGCACAAGCCCTCGGCCCGAACGCGCCCGGTGGATCCATCAGCGCCTCGGTCAGCGCCGTCAGCTCCGTCATCAACTTCACCGCGATCTCATCCACCCCGAACGGTGCCCGTGAGCTCGCCGACGCCGCCGTCAACGCCACCCGCGACGAAGCAGCACAGATCGAAACCACCGGCGAACCCGCCGGCACCCAACCCAGCGTGCGGATCTACCCCTTCGACAACGCCACCACCCCCTCCCTGCCGTTCTCCCCCGACTTCAAGAAGGCCACCGCCGAAGGCCTCCTCGCGGGCCTGGTCGCCGGCTACCTGTGGGCTGCGTTCCGCCGCCAACTCGACAGCCGTGTCCGCCACCAGGACGACGTCGAACGCCACCTCGAGGCGCCCGTGGTCGGCGTCATCCCCAAAGTCCCCGAACTCGCCGAGGACTACCGCGGCGACACCGGCCTGGGAAACGCAGCCGAGGCCCTGCGCATGCTGCGCACCAACCTGCGTTTCATCGACGTCGACCGCCACCCCCGCAGCATCGTGGTCACCAGCCCAAACCCCGGCGAAGGCAAATCCACCGTGGCCGCCAACCTCGCCCGCGTCCTGGCCGCCGCCGGACAACCCGTCGTGCTCATCGACGCCGACCTACGCAAACCCATGGTCGCCACCATCTTCAACCTCGAAGGCAGCATCGGCCTGACCCAAGCCCTCGCCGGCGACATCACCTTGCACGACGTCATGCAACCCACCACCACCCCCGACCTTGTCGTCATCCCCGCCGGACGCATCCCGCCCAACCCCAGCGAACTCGTCGGCTCCCGCCGCATGGAGACCGCGATCACCGAGCTGTCCAAGGACCACCTCGTCATCATCGACGCACCACCGCTGCTGCCCGTCACCGACGCCGGACTGCTGGCCCGCTCCGCCGACGGCGCCCTGCTGGTCATGCACGTCGGCCGCACCCGCGCCGAACACATCCGCCTGTGCGCCCGCATCCTCACCCAGGTCGGCGGACGCCTCTTCGGTGGCGTCATGAACCTCACACCGCCCAAGAACATGGGCTCCGCTGTCTACGGATACGGCTACAGCGGCAAGAAATACAACGGATACGGGTACGGATACGGCGACAGCCCAGCCCCCACCCCCGCACAGCCATCGCCACCGGCCACTCCGGCTGCACCTACGGCCACGATGGGAACGCAACCGGCCACCGCCGGCGACAACATCACCGATCAGGAACTCGGCCTCTCACGACGAGACCGGCGCAGCAAACAGGGCAAGTGA
- a CDS encoding S10 family peptidase — translation MSQDPADTAPIPPAQHIEPADALVTTHHELQVGRTPLRYTATTGTVVLRRDDLHDGVWKGRRATAEVAITSYVVDDADPGSRPVTFAFNGGPGSASLWLHMGLLGPRRVQMGDAGALLPPPYDIVDNAETLLAVSDLVFIDPISTGYSRTTDGEKPQQFHGFTGDIESVAEVIRQWVTRENRWLSPKFIAGESYGTTRAVAVVDLLQDKFGMYFNGIMLISSVLDFGTLDFEIHRNDRAFALYLPFYAATAHYHGKHPGLTLQEVLAQAESYATRDYPWALARGNRLTAGERATAVATIARLTGLSEEYVDRANLRVEHWRYFGELLREKGRTVGRIDSRFVGPAASGIAELMDADVSMDALTGPYAAAFQHYVRTELGYPGDGPFRVISEAVNPWSYKEFEGKPVYVVDRLERAMRQNPHLRVHLAYGYYDGATPYFAAQDVVAHLQLPEQLLANIEHSYYEAGHMTYVHEPSREQQGADLADFVERAIGRHTV, via the coding sequence GTGAGTCAGGATCCCGCCGACACAGCGCCCATCCCACCGGCCCAGCACATCGAACCGGCCGATGCCCTGGTCACGACGCACCACGAACTGCAGGTCGGCCGGACTCCGCTGCGCTACACGGCGACCACCGGCACGGTGGTGCTGCGCCGCGACGATCTGCACGACGGCGTCTGGAAGGGGCGGCGGGCGACTGCGGAGGTTGCGATCACGTCATACGTCGTCGATGACGCCGACCCCGGCAGCCGCCCGGTGACCTTCGCCTTCAACGGCGGACCCGGCAGCGCCAGCCTGTGGCTGCACATGGGCCTCCTGGGGCCGCGACGAGTCCAGATGGGCGACGCAGGCGCATTGCTGCCACCGCCATACGACATCGTCGACAACGCGGAGACCCTGCTCGCAGTCAGCGATCTCGTCTTCATCGACCCGATCTCTACCGGCTATTCACGCACCACCGACGGCGAGAAGCCGCAGCAGTTCCATGGCTTCACCGGAGACATCGAGTCGGTTGCAGAAGTGATCCGGCAATGGGTGACCCGTGAGAATCGTTGGCTGTCACCGAAATTCATCGCCGGCGAGTCGTACGGCACGACGCGCGCGGTCGCCGTGGTCGATCTGCTGCAGGACAAATTCGGCATGTACTTCAACGGCATCATGCTCATCTCGTCGGTCCTGGACTTCGGCACGCTCGACTTCGAGATCCACCGCAACGACCGCGCGTTCGCTTTGTACCTGCCCTTCTATGCGGCGACCGCGCACTACCACGGCAAACACCCCGGACTCACCTTGCAGGAGGTGCTCGCGCAGGCGGAGTCATACGCGACGCGCGACTATCCGTGGGCGCTGGCGCGAGGCAACCGGCTCACCGCCGGGGAGCGCGCGACAGCCGTCGCCACCATCGCCCGGCTGACCGGACTGAGCGAGGAGTATGTCGACCGGGCCAATCTGCGTGTCGAGCACTGGCGCTATTTCGGCGAGTTGCTTCGTGAGAAGGGGAGGACCGTGGGCCGTATCGACTCCCGGTTCGTCGGCCCCGCGGCGAGCGGCATCGCGGAGTTGATGGATGCCGATGTGTCGATGGATGCCCTGACCGGGCCGTATGCCGCGGCCTTCCAGCACTACGTGCGCACGGAGCTCGGCTATCCCGGTGACGGGCCGTTCCGTGTCATCTCCGAAGCCGTGAACCCTTGGAGTTACAAGGAATTCGAAGGCAAGCCGGTGTATGTCGTCGATCGGCTGGAGCGCGCGATGCGCCAGAACCCACACCTGCGGGTGCACCTTGCATACGGCTACTACGACGGCGCGACACCTTATTTCGCTGCACAGGACGTCGTCGCTCATCTGCAACTCCCGGAGCAACTGCTGGCGAACATCGAGCACAGCTACTACGAAGCGGGGCACATGACCTACGTCCACGAACCCAGCCGTGAGCAGCAGGGCGCCGACCTCGCCGACTTCGTCGAGCGGGCCATCGGTCGCCACACGGTCTGA
- a CDS encoding prephenate dehydrogenase yields the protein MSAATGLLFPGDLAGWQHWNRRQRRVGGALRSAKARVRPAPTASPVLHLPPDTVRTLVVIDVLSPSCRAAMLEPLRHLDPRHTAVLSPVADPGLPASGTWQPRAYAGTHDLPATIETVCTLGAFLPIAGPVSQWAKQRGMRHIVVQHGLLTPWSPPLADGDHLLAWSEADAAYLTGGHDGVTSEIVGSQLLWSAAQLPPADIRDDGAVVLGQLHGTEMARHTTFGVYWRFCRSTGANYRPHPNESDAASRALHRAMRAGGISFEGSGDSLADLGRPVVSIFSTGTLEAAQRGLPAWVIHPDPPPWLRDFWHRYHLGRWGEAPTPHWEDTSEEPAAAVATAMKQ from the coding sequence ATGAGCGCTGCCACCGGACTACTGTTTCCCGGCGATCTGGCCGGCTGGCAGCACTGGAACCGCCGGCAACGCCGGGTCGGCGGCGCCCTGCGGTCCGCTAAAGCGCGTGTCCGGCCGGCGCCAACCGCGTCGCCGGTGCTGCACCTGCCACCGGACACGGTGCGCACGCTGGTGGTCATCGACGTGCTGTCGCCCAGTTGCCGCGCTGCCATGCTCGAACCACTGCGTCACCTCGACCCCCGGCACACAGCCGTGCTGTCGCCCGTGGCCGACCCCGGCCTGCCCGCGAGCGGTACGTGGCAGCCGCGAGCGTATGCCGGAACCCACGATCTTCCCGCCACCATCGAGACGGTGTGCACCCTCGGCGCCTTCCTGCCGATCGCCGGCCCCGTGTCGCAGTGGGCCAAGCAGCGCGGGATGCGCCACATCGTCGTGCAGCACGGGCTGCTCACCCCGTGGTCGCCGCCGCTGGCCGACGGCGACCATCTGCTCGCCTGGAGCGAGGCCGATGCGGCATACCTCACCGGCGGACACGACGGCGTGACAAGTGAGATCGTCGGCTCCCAGCTGTTGTGGTCCGCCGCGCAACTGCCGCCCGCCGACATACGGGATGACGGTGCTGTGGTGCTCGGCCAACTGCACGGCACCGAGATGGCGCGGCACACGACCTTCGGTGTCTATTGGCGATTCTGCCGCTCGACCGGCGCGAACTACCGACCCCACCCCAACGAGTCCGATGCGGCGAGCAGGGCGCTGCACCGGGCGATGCGTGCCGGCGGCATCAGCTTTGAAGGGTCGGGCGATTCACTCGCGGATCTCGGACGCCCGGTGGTGTCGATCTTCTCCACCGGCACTCTCGAGGCAGCTCAGCGCGGCCTGCCTGCCTGGGTGATTCACCCCGACCCACCCCCATGGCTGCGCGACTTCTGGCACAGATACCACCTCGGTCGCTGGGGCGAGGCGCCCACACCCCACTGGGAGGACACCTCCGAGGAGCCCGCGGCGGCCGTCGCGACAGCGATGAAACAGTGA
- a CDS encoding glycosyltransferase, producing MTTPDVSVIIPCHNAAVTLPLQLEALARQENAPAFEVLVVDNRSGDDPAAAITAWQDRLPALRIVPAADLPGAAYARNVGVAASSADHLLFCDADDLVARDWVRAGHDALQHVEIACGSDVVLTDEEFTTVDAVWADHLDALPGGRVEVRTAAIDYPILLGGNVAIRRSTFVAVGGFDAALVSGNEDNDLAVRAERAGHLINRAPAMRAALRERRGARALFARSRVAARGHIELCDLHDLWTVSPHLRGHAWRLDIVRAGAASARMLIRPASERDWRALAGRWGVAVGFWEGDLRRRIPRRPPPVPLIGAGLRSEQIEFTFAGTASDPDQPGKPDTPDDADKPDQVRPEYDNEDT from the coding sequence ATGACAACCCCTGACGTCAGCGTCATCATCCCGTGCCACAACGCTGCAGTGACCCTGCCGTTGCAGTTGGAGGCGCTGGCCCGGCAGGAAAATGCTCCGGCGTTCGAGGTGCTGGTCGTCGACAACCGCTCCGGCGACGATCCGGCCGCGGCCATCACGGCCTGGCAGGACCGGCTCCCGGCACTGCGGATCGTGCCAGCGGCGGACCTGCCCGGTGCGGCATACGCCCGCAATGTCGGCGTCGCGGCGTCGAGCGCGGATCACTTGTTGTTCTGCGATGCCGACGACCTGGTCGCTCGCGACTGGGTGCGCGCGGGCCACGATGCTCTCCAACACGTCGAGATCGCATGCGGTTCGGATGTCGTCCTGACCGACGAGGAGTTCACCACCGTCGACGCGGTGTGGGCCGACCATCTGGACGCACTGCCCGGTGGCCGGGTCGAGGTCCGCACCGCAGCGATCGACTATCCGATCCTGCTCGGCGGCAATGTCGCGATCCGGCGATCGACCTTCGTGGCCGTTGGTGGCTTCGACGCCGCGTTGGTGTCCGGCAACGAGGACAACGACCTGGCGGTGCGGGCAGAACGCGCCGGGCACCTGATCAACCGGGCTCCCGCGATGCGAGCTGCCTTGCGCGAACGGCGAGGCGCACGAGCACTTTTCGCAAGGTCGCGCGTTGCGGCCCGCGGGCACATCGAGTTGTGCGACCTGCACGACCTGTGGACCGTGTCGCCGCATCTGCGCGGACACGCCTGGCGCCTGGACATCGTCCGCGCGGGCGCAGCGTCCGCGCGAATGCTCATCCGCCCGGCGTCCGAGCGCGACTGGCGGGCGTTGGCCGGGCGGTGGGGTGTGGCGGTCGGGTTCTGGGAGGGCGACCTGCGCAGGCGCATCCCACGCCGACCCCCGCCGGTGCCGCTCATCGGTGCGGGATTACGCAGCGAACAGATCGAGTTCACCTTCGCCGGAACCGCGTCCGACCCGGATCAGCCGGGCAAGCCAGACACTCCGGATGACGCGGACAAACCGGATCAGGTGAGGCCCGAATACGACAACGAGGACACATGA